A genomic window from Syntrophus gentianae includes:
- a CDS encoding beta-ketoacyl-[acyl-carrier-protein] synthase family protein, protein MKVPKNRRVYVIGYGAATPLGATFVKSWERAVRGEAGFRKVTRCEVRTLSDVVGEIPDWDPRALDFVDEKELYNWNAAFVILTMAVCQEALRHAGLPMDSGTAPRTACLVGSALNGLDAFRIAVNRLEQKGPRHVSPYLLPNLCANVPAGKAGILLGFTGPIFSPQGACASGNHAIGLAARMIRDGDCDFALAGGVEMPLLPEIILGFANMTATVKVSSRDRAWQNPALASRPFSIDRKGFVLSEGAGVVVLAAEEKLATYGLRPRAEVLGVGWASDAWHFTEPNPETIVRTIREAIEDAGLGVADIQYVNAHGTSTPKGDRVEVECLKEVFGTRLKDIPISANKSQIGHTLGAAAAIDAALTIEGMQRGILLPTINYLPDPELEAYDFVPHEARRQQVELALSNAFGFGGTNCCLIFRGVS, encoded by the coding sequence ATGAAAGTTCCGAAAAATCGAAGAGTCTATGTGATCGGTTATGGCGCGGCGACGCCGTTGGGGGCGACGTTTGTGAAGAGCTGGGAGCGGGCGGTCCGGGGCGAGGCCGGCTTCCGGAAAGTGACCCGCTGCGAGGTCCGGACCCTTTCCGACGTCGTGGGGGAAATTCCCGACTGGGATCCCCGCGCCCTGGATTTTGTCGATGAAAAGGAGCTTTATAACTGGAACGCCGCCTTTGTGATCCTGACGATGGCCGTCTGCCAGGAAGCCCTCCGCCATGCCGGACTGCCCATGGATTCAGGAACGGCGCCGCGGACAGCCTGTCTGGTCGGATCCGCCCTCAACGGCCTTGATGCCTTCCGGATAGCCGTAAACCGGCTGGAGCAGAAGGGGCCCCGCCATGTCAGTCCCTACCTGCTTCCCAATCTGTGCGCCAATGTTCCGGCGGGGAAGGCCGGCATCCTGTTGGGGTTTACAGGGCCCATTTTTTCCCCTCAGGGGGCCTGTGCCTCGGGAAATCACGCCATCGGCCTGGCCGCCCGGATGATCCGTGACGGGGACTGCGATTTTGCCCTGGCGGGAGGCGTGGAAATGCCCCTTCTTCCCGAAATCATCCTCGGGTTTGCCAACATGACGGCCACGGTCAAGGTGAGCAGCCGGGATCGGGCCTGGCAGAATCCCGCCCTGGCCTCCCGGCCTTTCAGCATCGACCGGAAAGGGTTTGTCCTGTCGGAAGGGGCCGGGGTGGTGGTTCTTGCCGCGGAGGAAAAACTGGCGACTTATGGCCTTCGTCCGCGGGCGGAAGTCCTGGGGGTGGGCTGGGCGTCCGATGCCTGGCATTTTACGGAACCCAACCCGGAAACGATTGTCCGGACGATCCGCGAGGCCATCGAGGATGCGGGCCTCGGGGTGGCGGACATCCAGTATGTCAATGCCCATGGCACTTCGACGCCCAAAGGGGACCGGGTCGAAGTGGAATGCCTGAAGGAGGTCTTTGGAACGCGGTTGAAAGACATTCCCATCTCCGCCAACAAGTCCCAGATCGGCCATACCCTCGGTGCGGCGGCCGCCATCGATGCCGCCCTGACGATTGAAGGGATGCAGAGGGGGATTCTTCTGCCGACGATCAATTACCTTCCCGATCCCGAGTTGGAAGCCTATGATTTTGTTCCTCACGAAGCGCGCCGCCAGCAGGTGGAGCTTGCCCTGTCCAATGCGTTCGGCTTCGGGGGGACAAACTGCTGCCTCATTTTTCGCGGAGTGAGCTGA
- a CDS encoding acyl-CoA thioesterase, which translates to MRPSPFHGEPFQGKHPDGTAIYVRDVSTGLVWHRCSYRTLYADTDRSQVVYHANYLRYFEFGRGSLMRDAAYPYREIEAGGHVYPVIEMGAVFYSPLFYDDTMWIHTRPAALERVKLQFDYLITRSETEEVICTGFTRHCALNGCGIPVKIDSKTVQLWNSFPR; encoded by the coding sequence ATGCGTCCTTCACCTTTTCATGGGGAACCTTTCCAGGGAAAGCATCCCGACGGCACGGCGATCTATGTCCGCGATGTCTCCACGGGGCTGGTCTGGCACCGTTGTTCCTATCGGACCCTCTATGCCGATACCGACCGTTCCCAGGTGGTTTACCACGCCAATTATCTCCGCTATTTTGAATTCGGCAGGGGGTCCCTGATGCGGGACGCAGCCTATCCGTACCGGGAAATCGAGGCGGGCGGCCATGTCTACCCCGTTATTGAAATGGGGGCTGTGTTTTATTCTCCCCTTTTCTACGATGACACCATGTGGATCCACACCCGGCCTGCCGCCCTGGAGCGGGTCAAACTTCAGTTTGATTACCTCATCACCCGCAGCGAAACGGAAGAGGTCATCTGTACGGGGTTCACCCGCCACTGCGCCCTGAACGGTTGCGGGATTCCCGTGAAGATTGATTCCAAAACCGTCCAGCTCTGGAATTCCTTTCCCAGATAG
- a CDS encoding polyketide synthase dehydratase domain-containing protein: MVSFPLEIPLFPSMRDHAFDGKVMFSAAELLSLTAVQVALNFPALKNIEQVEALFSRFLLLPPEERKALPVLMEVEMQTEGGITARLLSRFQSRSGAISRLREHFRVRFQKGNPTDLSPPAFDQASELAGEILDIPAERIYEELIPFGPSYRNIRGPLRLNSQGAVALLAVDNHSFPDPYPDWFPGVPLIADAAFQAACIWGQRYAGRVVFPVGFRRRCFRKDLQSEGSYLCRVYPVDTTGDMLVFDLWIYERGGILCEAILGLQMKDVTAGRIKPPLWVQDGAS, from the coding sequence ATGGTGTCTTTTCCCCTGGAAATTCCCCTCTTTCCTTCCATGCGGGACCATGCCTTTGATGGCAAGGTCATGTTTTCCGCCGCTGAGCTGCTCTCCCTGACCGCGGTGCAGGTTGCTTTAAATTTTCCCGCTCTGAAGAACATCGAGCAGGTCGAAGCCCTTTTCTCCCGCTTTCTGCTCCTGCCGCCGGAAGAACGCAAGGCCCTACCCGTTCTAATGGAGGTGGAGATGCAGACCGAGGGAGGAATTACGGCCAGATTGCTGTCCAGATTCCAGTCCCGGAGCGGGGCCATTTCCCGTCTGCGGGAACATTTCCGGGTGCGGTTTCAAAAAGGAAACCCGACGGATCTTTCACCTCCTGCCTTTGACCAGGCGTCGGAGTTGGCGGGCGAAATTCTCGACATTCCCGCGGAGAGAATTTACGAAGAGCTGATCCCCTTCGGGCCGTCCTACCGGAATATCCGGGGGCCTCTCCGGCTGAATTCTCAGGGGGCGGTGGCCCTGCTGGCAGTCGATAATCATTCCTTTCCCGATCCTTATCCCGATTGGTTTCCTGGAGTTCCGCTGATAGCCGATGCCGCCTTTCAGGCCGCCTGCATCTGGGGGCAGCGTTACGCGGGCCGAGTGGTTTTCCCCGTCGGCTTCCGCCGGCGTTGTTTCCGGAAGGATCTCCAGTCGGAGGGGTCTTATCTCTGCAGGGTGTATCCCGTGGATACGACGGGGGACATGCTGGTCTTCGATCTCTGGATCTACGAACGAGGCGGAATTCTCTGTGAGGCCATTTTAGGCCTGCAGATGAAGGACGTGACTGCCGGGCGGATCAAGCCGCCCCTCTGGGTGCAGGACGGGGCATCATGA
- a CDS encoding glycerol-3-phosphate acyltransferase, with the protein MTAFPGSLLLAYLIGSINFAILLMKWAGKGDPRKAFSGNAGVINVFRSTGWRWAGLILLLDMGRAMLVAWIGLSLLPLPMVSWSGFALVLGNCFPCFHGFRGGKGVAAYLGFSILLSPWAAFLAALLWVAVFRGVRIPFVASFGMVSILAAGILVRCGWSAWSLAATLATIALIVLRHRANISASIAKSR; encoded by the coding sequence ATGACGGCATTTCCGGGAAGTCTGTTGCTGGCCTACCTGATCGGGTCGATCAACTTCGCCATTCTGTTGATGAAGTGGGCCGGAAAAGGAGATCCCCGCAAGGCTTTCAGCGGCAATGCCGGCGTTATCAATGTTTTCCGTTCTACCGGATGGCGCTGGGCGGGGTTGATTCTTCTTCTGGATATGGGGAGGGCGATGCTGGTTGCCTGGATCGGCCTTTCCCTTCTACCTTTGCCGATGGTTTCCTGGAGCGGATTCGCACTTGTTCTGGGTAACTGTTTTCCCTGCTTTCATGGCTTCCGGGGGGGTAAAGGGGTCGCCGCCTATCTCGGTTTTTCCATCCTTCTGTCCCCATGGGCCGCGTTTCTTGCGGCCCTGCTGTGGGTGGCCGTTTTTCGAGGCGTGCGGATCCCCTTCGTTGCCTCCTTTGGTATGGTCTCCATCCTCGCCGCGGGCATCCTGGTTCGCTGTGGCTGGTCGGCATGGTCCCTCGCTGCCACGCTGGCGACGATCGCCCTGATTGTGCTTCGTCACAGAGCAAATATTTCTGCCTCGATCGCAAAGTCCAGATAA
- the nifU gene encoding Fe-S cluster assembly protein NifU — MWEYTDKVKEHFLEPHNVGEVENPDGVAEVGSIACGDALRLTFKLDENKRIKEAKFKTFGCASAIASASALTELVKGLTVEEAEKITNQDIAAYLGGLPEEKMHCSVLGQQALEKAISYYRGGPSASEAKEGEIICECFGVTDREIEKAIKENNLSTVEDVTNYTKAGGGCGNCHDRIQEIIDRVRAEVREPVRPKMTNIQKIRMIEEVLDKEIRPSLKTDGGDVELIDVVGNRVLVATRGACAVCRASQQTLKGFVEFKLRELVSPDLIVEEVKA; from the coding sequence ATGTGGGAGTACACGGACAAGGTTAAAGAGCATTTTTTAGAACCCCACAACGTGGGAGAAGTGGAAAATCCCGACGGGGTAGCGGAAGTCGGCTCCATTGCCTGTGGCGACGCACTCCGCCTTACGTTCAAATTGGATGAGAACAAGCGCATCAAGGAAGCGAAATTCAAGACCTTCGGCTGCGCCAGCGCCATTGCATCCGCGTCGGCCCTGACGGAGTTGGTCAAGGGGCTTACCGTCGAAGAGGCGGAAAAGATCACCAATCAGGATATTGCCGCTTATCTGGGGGGGCTTCCTGAGGAAAAGATGCATTGCTCCGTCCTCGGTCAGCAGGCCCTGGAAAAGGCGATCTCTTATTACCGGGGAGGACCGTCGGCGTCGGAGGCAAAAGAAGGAGAGATCATCTGTGAATGTTTCGGCGTGACGGATCGGGAAATCGAAAAGGCCATCAAGGAAAATAACCTGTCGACCGTGGAAGACGTGACCAACTATACCAAGGCGGGAGGCGGCTGTGGTAATTGCCACGACAGGATTCAGGAGATCATCGACCGGGTCCGGGCCGAGGTCCGGGAGCCTGTGCGGCCGAAAATGACGAACATTCAGAAGATCCGCATGATCGAGGAAGTCCTGGATAAGGAAATCCGGCCCTCTCTGAAGACGGATGGCGGGGACGTGGAACTCATCGATGTGGTCGGAAATCGGGTTTTGGTGGCGACCCGGGGGGCCTGCGCCGTCTGCCGGGCATCGCAACAGACGTTGAAGGGGTTTGTAGAGTTCAAACTTCGGGAACTGGTCTCGCCGGATCTCATTGTGGAGGAGGTGAAGGCATGA
- the nifS gene encoding cysteine desulfurase NifS — MTAIYLDNNATTQVAAEVLAAMLPYFGNFYGNPSSMHTFGGQVGIKVREAREQVAALLGASPDEIIFTSCGTESDNTAIRSALATHPDRRHIVTSRVEHPAIRSLGAHLAKEGYRVTEVPVDSEGRLNMEIYEKSLTPDTAVASLMWANNETGVIFPVEQAAQMAHDRGILFHTDAVQAVGKIPINLQKSAIDMLSLSGHKLHAPKGIGVFYLRHGTRFSPFMIGGHQERERRGGTENVPSIIGLGKACELAARNMEEENTRVRQLRDKLENELLARIPNSRVNGDRVDRLPNTTNISFEFVEGEGILLMLDRYGICASSGSACTSGSLQPSHVLRAMGIPFTMAHGSIRFSLSIENKEEEIDLVIENLPQIIGRLREMSPYWEAGKQACATPS, encoded by the coding sequence ATGACAGCGATCTATCTGGACAACAATGCGACCACCCAGGTGGCGGCGGAAGTGCTGGCGGCCATGCTTCCCTACTTCGGTAATTTTTACGGCAATCCCTCCAGCATGCATACCTTCGGCGGCCAGGTCGGCATCAAGGTCCGGGAAGCCCGGGAACAGGTTGCCGCCCTCCTTGGGGCGTCGCCCGATGAAATCATCTTCACCAGTTGCGGGACGGAAAGCGACAACACGGCCATTCGCTCGGCGCTTGCCACCCATCCGGATCGAAGGCACATTGTGACCAGCCGGGTGGAGCATCCGGCCATCCGTTCCCTCGGCGCGCATCTGGCCAAGGAAGGCTATCGGGTCACGGAAGTGCCCGTGGACAGTGAAGGCCGTCTCAATATGGAGATCTATGAAAAAAGCCTGACCCCCGATACGGCCGTTGCCAGCCTGATGTGGGCAAACAATGAGACAGGTGTCATCTTTCCCGTGGAGCAGGCAGCCCAGATGGCCCATGACCGCGGTATCCTCTTTCACACCGACGCCGTGCAGGCCGTCGGGAAGATCCCGATCAATCTGCAGAAAAGCGCCATCGATATGCTGTCCCTTTCCGGGCACAAACTCCATGCCCCCAAGGGGATCGGCGTCTTTTATCTGCGGCATGGCACAAGATTCTCTCCTTTCATGATCGGTGGTCACCAGGAACGGGAACGACGGGGGGGGACGGAGAACGTGCCGAGCATCATCGGACTGGGAAAGGCCTGTGAACTGGCCGCCCGGAACATGGAAGAGGAAAACACCAGGGTAAGACAGTTGCGGGATAAACTGGAGAATGAATTGCTGGCCAGGATCCCCAACTCCCGGGTCAACGGGGACCGGGTGGATCGTCTTCCCAACACCACGAACATCAGCTTTGAATTCGTGGAAGGGGAGGGCATCCTGCTCATGCTGGATCGCTACGGTATCTGTGCCTCATCCGGATCGGCCTGCACCTCGGGTTCCCTTCAGCCTTCCCATGTCCTGCGGGCCATGGGGATCCCCTTTACGATGGCCCATGGATCGATCCGCTTCAGTCTGAGCATCGAGAATAAAGAAGAGGAAATCGATCTGGTCATCGAGAACCTGCCGCAGATTATCGGGCGGTTGCGGGAGATGTCGCCCTATTGGGAGGCGGGAAAACAGGCCTGCGCTACGCCTTCTTGA
- a CDS encoding septal ring lytic transglycosylase RlpA family protein, with translation MDYQIRKGDSIEKVTRLLGVSWDEFRQINPNAVNRSSRTGRWYIKEGASVRNSNSFQGALANAQASVKENSSPVRDGAGNNNRWISYKVKEGDTLSALAEKKFNVPVEEIMKDNGLQNPSLLRAGQEIKIRLPSSEKKQVVTASWYGKNHHGKKMANGNAFDMNAATLAHRYLPFGTRVELENPGTGQMVKATVTDRGPFVSGRDVDLSYGLAKKLSVVEKGVSKLLMRVI, from the coding sequence TTGGATTATCAGATAAGAAAAGGCGATTCGATTGAAAAGGTAACTCGTTTGCTCGGTGTAAGCTGGGATGAATTCCGGCAGATCAACCCCAATGCCGTCAATCGCTCCAGCAGGACGGGACGCTGGTATATCAAAGAAGGCGCTTCTGTCCGCAATTCCAATTCCTTCCAGGGAGCGTTGGCCAACGCTCAGGCATCTGTAAAAGAAAATTCTTCCCCGGTCAGAGATGGCGCAGGGAATAACAATCGTTGGATTTCTTACAAGGTCAAGGAGGGAGATACCTTATCCGCTCTGGCAGAAAAGAAGTTTAATGTTCCTGTTGAAGAGATCATGAAGGATAATGGCCTGCAGAACCCCTCTCTGTTGCGCGCCGGCCAGGAGATAAAGATCCGCCTTCCGAGTTCCGAGAAAAAGCAGGTGGTAACAGCGAGCTGGTATGGGAAAAACCATCATGGTAAAAAAATGGCGAACGGCAACGCCTTCGACATGAACGCCGCAACGCTGGCCCATCGCTATCTGCCCTTCGGAACCCGTGTCGAATTGGAAAACCCCGGGACAGGTCAAATGGTTAAAGCAACCGTTACCGATCGCGGCCCTTTTGTTTCCGGTCGAGATGTCGATCTTTCCTATGGCCTCGCGAAAAAACTCTCCGTCGTAGAAAAAGGCGTGAGCAAACTCCTTATGCGTGTGATTTAA
- the hypE gene encoding hydrogenase expression/formation protein HypE — MNRERILLEHGGGGLLSHELVTEVFLPFFKNACLERLEDSAVVTLGDRKFCFTTDSYVIDPIFFPGGDIGSLAVHGTINDLSVCGGIPLMLSAGFILEEGFPMEDLKRITRSMAEAAKTAGVSIVTGDTKVVARGAADGLFINTSGIGRIEYPSPLSVESIQPGDAILVSGTIGDHGATVLCKRKELGLISEIRSDSAPLNGLVASILAASPNIHCMRDPTRGGLGAILAEIAGQSGLSLSIREAELPVREEVRGVCEILGFDPFFLANEGKVAIFCAAPDAERILDVLRNHEYGRDARIIGSVGERDGGGLILQTIIGGSRVVDLPLGELVPRIC, encoded by the coding sequence ATGAACAGAGAGCGAATTCTGCTGGAACATGGCGGGGGAGGACTCCTCAGCCATGAACTCGTTACCGAGGTTTTCCTCCCCTTTTTCAAGAACGCCTGCCTTGAACGGCTGGAAGACAGCGCCGTCGTCACTCTCGGAGACAGGAAGTTCTGCTTCACGACGGATTCCTATGTGATCGATCCGATCTTCTTTCCCGGCGGAGACATCGGATCACTGGCCGTCCATGGGACCATCAACGACCTTTCCGTCTGCGGCGGAATCCCGCTGATGTTGAGTGCCGGATTCATCCTCGAAGAGGGGTTCCCCATGGAGGACCTGAAACGGATCACCCGTTCCATGGCTGAAGCGGCAAAAACGGCTGGGGTGTCCATTGTGACGGGAGACACCAAGGTTGTGGCCCGCGGGGCCGCCGACGGTCTTTTTATCAACACCTCCGGCATCGGAAGGATCGAATACCCTTCCCCCCTGTCCGTGGAAAGCATCCAACCGGGTGATGCGATCCTTGTGAGCGGCACAATCGGTGACCATGGCGCCACCGTCCTTTGCAAACGCAAGGAGCTGGGGTTGATCTCGGAGATTCGCTCCGATTCGGCACCTCTTAACGGTCTTGTTGCCTCAATCCTGGCAGCATCTCCAAACATCCACTGCATGAGAGACCCGACCCGCGGTGGACTCGGGGCCATCCTGGCTGAGATCGCCGGTCAATCCGGGTTGTCCCTTTCGATCCGGGAGGCTGAGCTGCCCGTCCGGGAAGAAGTGAGAGGCGTTTGTGAAATCCTGGGATTTGATCCCTTCTTCCTGGCCAATGAAGGGAAAGTGGCCATTTTCTGTGCAGCGCCGGATGCAGAGCGAATCCTGGATGTTCTGCGAAATCACGAATATGGCCGCGATGCCCGAATTATCGGCTCTGTAGGGGAGCGGGACGGAGGAGGGCTGATTCTGCAGACGATCATCGGCGGTTCCCGGGTAGTCGATCTGCCCCTGGGAGAACTGGTTCCAAGAATCTGCTGA